The Terriglobales bacterium genome window below encodes:
- a CDS encoding glycosyltransferase, with amino-acid sequence MSSLRFHIFAHSWVSDWNHGNAHFLRGLARELKRLGHSVRCYEQLGSWSLTNLVRQERDLAVTAIDDFRREFPELPVQFYNNDHTFPQFAAAHLRDADVVVIHEWNDPQVVNSILDLKKKYGFKALFHDTHHRAYTNAGDILKFRLDLFDGVLAFGEAIRRIYTDGFGIAKAWTFHEAADVENFKPMRVRKEIDVVWVGNWGDEERTRELQEFLVQPAADGATHRTVVHGVRYPDEAVKMLKDAGIEYRGYLPNLSAPRVYGASKLTLHVPRRQYTNGLSGIPTIRVFETLACGIPLLCSPWEDVEKLFRPGQDYVCVPDGKAMRAEIEHLLKDENARNQIAANGMETIQERHTCGHRAEQLVEICRELAA; translated from the coding sequence ATGAGTAGTCTTCGATTCCACATTTTTGCGCACTCGTGGGTATCTGACTGGAACCACGGGAACGCACATTTTCTGCGTGGTCTGGCGCGTGAGTTGAAGCGGCTTGGCCACTCCGTCCGGTGCTACGAGCAACTGGGCTCGTGGTCGCTCACCAACCTTGTCCGGCAGGAGCGGGACCTTGCCGTTACCGCCATTGACGACTTCCGCCGTGAGTTTCCGGAACTTCCCGTCCAGTTTTACAACAACGACCACACGTTTCCGCAATTCGCCGCGGCACATCTGCGAGACGCCGATGTCGTCGTCATCCACGAGTGGAACGATCCGCAGGTCGTAAATTCCATTCTCGATTTGAAGAAGAAGTACGGATTCAAGGCGCTCTTTCATGACACGCATCATCGTGCCTATACGAATGCCGGCGATATCCTCAAGTTTCGCCTTGACCTGTTCGACGGAGTATTGGCTTTCGGCGAAGCGATTCGCCGTATCTACACAGATGGCTTCGGCATCGCCAAGGCCTGGACCTTCCACGAGGCAGCGGACGTAGAGAACTTCAAACCGATGCGCGTTCGCAAAGAGATCGATGTGGTGTGGGTAGGGAACTGGGGAGACGAAGAGCGGACGCGCGAGTTGCAGGAGTTCCTGGTTCAACCGGCAGCCGACGGAGCCACGCATCGGACGGTAGTGCACGGCGTTCGCTATCCGGACGAAGCGGTGAAGATGCTGAAGGACGCTGGGATTGAGTATCGTGGATACCTGCCGAATCTCAGCGCACCGCGCGTATACGGCGCCAGCAAACTTACGTTGCACGTGCCGCGCCGCCAGTACACCAACGGACTGAGCGGCATCCCGACGATTCGAGTTTTCGAGACGCTTGCGTGTGGCATCCCGCTTTTGTGTTCGCCCTGGGAAGACGTGGAGAAACTCTTCCGTCCGGGGCAGGACTACGTCTGTGTGCCAGACGGCAAGGCGATGCGAGCGGAGATCGAGCACCTTCTCAAAGACGAGAACGCACGTAACCAGATCGCCGCCAACGGTATGGAGACCATCCAAGAGCGCCATACCTGTGGGCATCGCGCGGAGCAGTTGGTCGAGATCTGCCGGGAGTTGGCCGCATGA
- a CDS encoding glycosyltransferase, producing the protein MKVFVFGSSITSSYWNGAATYYRGIYKYLARLGYDITFAEPDIYKRQQNRDTGNIDYVDVVVYRTPDDIESLLARAADCDIVIKHSGVGADDELLEAGVLECRSANTRVAFWDVDAPATLARVEGHSDDPFRKLIPQYDFVFTYGGGPPIVRHYLRLGAQNCHPIYNGVDPDHHHPVARDQKFQCDLAFVGHRLPDREKRVEDFFFRAAELAPEMKFVLGGEGWGGKKLPSNVRWIGHVATHQHNVVNCSARMVLNINRDSMANVGFSPPTRVFEAAGAGACLITDQWPGIDHFFVPGEEILVASSAKEIVEHLRSHSVEQSHRIGESTRRRALHAHTYQLRVQAVDSILQGKPETASAGVETVVSA; encoded by the coding sequence ATGAAAGTCTTCGTCTTCGGATCAAGTATTACCTCGTCATATTGGAACGGCGCGGCAACGTACTATCGCGGCATCTACAAGTATCTGGCGCGGCTCGGATACGACATTACGTTCGCCGAGCCGGACATCTACAAACGTCAGCAGAATCGTGATACCGGCAACATCGATTACGTCGATGTCGTCGTCTATCGAACACCGGACGACATCGAATCACTCCTGGCGCGAGCTGCGGATTGCGATATTGTCATCAAGCACAGCGGCGTTGGCGCGGATGATGAGTTGCTCGAAGCCGGGGTGCTCGAATGCAGGTCGGCGAACACGCGCGTGGCCTTCTGGGATGTGGATGCTCCAGCAACGCTGGCCCGCGTAGAGGGCCATTCAGATGACCCGTTCCGTAAACTCATCCCGCAATATGATTTTGTTTTCACCTACGGCGGCGGGCCACCAATAGTTCGGCATTACTTGAGGTTAGGGGCGCAGAACTGCCATCCGATCTACAACGGTGTGGATCCGGATCACCATCATCCCGTTGCGCGGGATCAAAAATTCCAGTGCGACCTTGCCTTTGTGGGACACCGCCTGCCAGATCGCGAAAAGCGCGTCGAGGACTTCTTCTTCCGTGCGGCGGAACTCGCACCCGAGATGAAGTTTGTACTTGGAGGCGAGGGGTGGGGCGGCAAAAAGCTTCCTTCTAACGTGCGGTGGATCGGGCACGTTGCCACTCATCAGCACAATGTTGTGAATTGCTCGGCGCGAATGGTGCTGAATATCAATCGCGATTCCATGGCAAACGTGGGATTCTCTCCGCCCACCAGGGTTTTCGAAGCGGCAGGCGCGGGAGCTTGTTTGATTACCGACCAGTGGCCCGGTATTGATCATTTCTTCGTGCCTGGCGAGGAGATTCTGGTGGCGTCGTCGGCCAAAGAAATCGTTGAACATCTGCGTTCGCACTCCGTTGAGCAGAGCCATCGCATCGGAGAATCAACGCGGAGGCGCGCGCTTCATGCGCATACCTATCAATTGCGTGTGCAGGCGGTTGATTCCATCCTGCAAGGCAAACCAGAAACGGCGAGCGCCGGTGTTGAAACTGTGGTATCGGCCTAA
- a CDS encoding glycosyltransferase, which translates to MKIVIFGLSITSSWGNGHATTFRALTKGLHARGHRIVFFEKDVEWYASNRDMPEPPFCRVELYGDYAAVRSKALAEVADADVVVVGSYFPDGLQLIDDLADSPVPVKTFYDIDTPITISQLRETGRTDYLRADQLPTFDFYFSFTGGPLLAEIESRFGAKRAVPLYCAFDPKEYRSFSVNKRFACDLSYMGTYAPDRQPKIDEFLCKPATALPGLSFIVAGPQYPKSIHWPRNVRRITHLNPRWHARFYSSSRLTLNVTRRDMVQAGYSPSVRLFEAAACGATIVSDNWPGLNTFFTPGEEILLPTSGDDVVRLLTHAARAELAEIGKRAQERVLAEHTNSKRAEEFESYVQSVGTPNIPEIAPALSTA; encoded by the coding sequence TTGAAGATCGTCATCTTCGGCCTGTCGATTACATCATCGTGGGGCAACGGCCATGCAACGACGTTTCGTGCGTTGACCAAGGGCCTGCATGCACGCGGACATCGCATTGTGTTTTTCGAGAAGGACGTGGAGTGGTATGCGTCCAACCGCGATATGCCCGAACCGCCGTTCTGCCGCGTTGAGTTGTATGGCGATTATGCTGCGGTCCGATCGAAGGCACTGGCTGAAGTGGCTGACGCGGACGTGGTTGTGGTTGGGTCGTATTTCCCGGATGGCTTACAACTCATTGACGATCTGGCCGATTCGCCGGTTCCGGTGAAGACCTTTTACGACATCGATACGCCAATCACGATTTCACAACTGCGTGAAACGGGCCGCACGGACTACCTTCGCGCCGATCAACTCCCAACTTTTGACTTCTACTTCAGTTTTACAGGCGGGCCGTTACTGGCGGAGATCGAATCCCGTTTCGGTGCGAAGCGCGCCGTGCCGCTGTATTGCGCATTCGATCCAAAGGAGTATCGCAGCTTCAGCGTGAACAAGCGGTTTGCGTGTGACCTCAGTTATATGGGGACGTACGCGCCCGACCGTCAACCGAAAATCGACGAGTTCCTGTGTAAGCCGGCGACGGCGCTGCCGGGCCTTTCATTCATTGTTGCGGGACCGCAGTATCCGAAATCGATTCACTGGCCCAGGAACGTTCGGCGTATCACCCACCTGAATCCCCGTTGGCACGCACGTTTCTATTCATCGTCGCGGCTGACGCTCAACGTGACGCGACGCGACATGGTGCAGGCCGGTTACTCGCCCTCCGTGCGCCTCTTCGAGGCTGCCGCCTGTGGTGCAACGATCGTGTCGGACAACTGGCCCGGTCTTAATACTTTCTTTACGCCGGGAGAAGAGATCCTGTTGCCAACTTCAGGCGACGACGTGGTGCGGCTTCTCACCCATGCTGCGCGGGCGGAACTAGCTGAGATCGGAAAACGGGCGCAGGAGCGCGTGCTCGCGGAACACACAAACAGCAAGCGGGCAGAGGAGTTTGAATCCTATGTCCAATCGGTGGGAACGCCGAACATACCGGAGATTGCGCCCGCTCTCAGCACCGCGTAG
- a CDS encoding glycosyltransferase family 4 protein, translating to MRIGLIVPPFISVPPRGYGGTELFAAHLAEGLSQLGFDVVVYTNGESTVPVERRWIYPEGKWPLDGEIHSSLRDINHGAWAVRDAVESCDLIHLNNAPGIVHSRFSNVPFVYTIHHAREDGLSQFYSFYPDIWYVSISEFQKKLENVPKIRTIHHGLEVSQYRVGDGQRSYLTFLGRIAPMKGAHNAIKVAKRTGIPLKIAGEVQPMYQEYFEKEIKPHIDGKFIEFIGEADHDAKNELLGNSIGLLFPIEWDEPFGLVMIESMACGTPVFAFPGGSVAEVVQDGVSGYICTSVEHMAERIAKAGDFKPDLVRAYVNENFSIEKMVKSYADLYLEIGGVSPVLHSDLNEPNEQAVA from the coding sequence ATGAGGATTGGCCTCATTGTTCCTCCGTTCATTTCTGTGCCACCCAGAGGGTACGGCGGAACGGAATTGTTCGCTGCCCATCTTGCGGAAGGCCTTAGTCAACTTGGGTTTGATGTTGTTGTTTACACCAATGGGGAGTCGACCGTCCCGGTGGAAAGGCGCTGGATTTACCCCGAAGGCAAGTGGCCCTTGGATGGAGAAATCCATTCAAGCCTTCGCGATATCAACCATGGCGCCTGGGCGGTACGCGATGCTGTGGAGTCATGCGACCTGATTCACCTGAACAATGCACCGGGGATCGTACACTCCCGGTTCTCCAACGTGCCGTTCGTCTATACGATTCACCACGCGCGCGAAGATGGCCTGAGCCAGTTCTATTCCTTCTACCCTGATATCTGGTATGTCTCCATCAGCGAGTTTCAAAAGAAGCTCGAAAACGTACCGAAGATCCGCACCATTCATCACGGGCTTGAGGTTTCTCAGTATCGCGTCGGCGATGGGCAGCGCTCGTATCTGACTTTTTTGGGACGTATTGCTCCCATGAAGGGAGCCCATAACGCGATCAAGGTCGCCAAGCGTACCGGAATTCCACTGAAGATTGCGGGCGAAGTGCAGCCGATGTACCAGGAGTACTTCGAGAAGGAAATCAAACCGCACATTGATGGCAAGTTCATCGAATTCATTGGCGAAGCCGATCACGACGCCAAGAACGAGCTACTGGGTAATTCCATCGGACTGCTGTTTCCGATTGAGTGGGACGAGCCCTTTGGGCTGGTCATGATCGAGAGCATGGCTTGCGGCACCCCGGTATTCGCGTTCCCGGGTGGTTCGGTCGCGGAAGTCGTGCAGGACGGTGTTTCCGGCTACATCTGCACCTCCGTGGAGCACATGGCGGAGCGAATCGCAAAAGCTGGAGATTTCAAGCCTGATCTTGTCCGGGCGTACGTAAACGAGAATTTCTCCATCGAAAAGATGGTCAAGAGTTATGCCGACCTCTACCTTGAGATTGGCGGCGTGTCGCCGGTGCTTCATTCGGATCTCAATGAGCCCAACGAACAGGCAGTAGCATGA